In the genome of Mauremys mutica isolate MM-2020 ecotype Southern chromosome 8, ASM2049712v1, whole genome shotgun sequence, one region contains:
- the SIMC1 gene encoding SUMO-interacting motif-containing protein 1 isoform X3, with product MSCNSQGCSSPAGEPRRWGAQRRRGGRGRAVTPGCPRRCVEVIDLTGEDVPSEAAAQEDFIVIDLTEVEEERPADFPRGDAGAAAGMECASPPSLPALVDIKRERKEVADQGLGAPWDGAHEETKGSHLAGCFSPVSVCDPELSSSTTTINSDLGSLASLLLDSDVFSCSPASSDSSSSRRTSWDCSATESHSTCQQREDPEHLPTSPAQRRSSGLSSCPPASTPRSPEQPLLETSNSVLTAGKQKPPEPAKLQPVNKAWLHKLRYFRRTPVHHLFLQGVVQDEESRQNAHLRTQPISSRKLSMVSTTMEENFPKGTLQFLMDFVSCHHYPPKEIVSHVVRNILLSSETGEMLKDAYMLLMKIQILHPATTTMVGWDWELLRYVMEEQYVVQTLEDDFQLNLRLRFLQKSIAKEVLSCDRCFSNVKEVIEWLVAAITGLGFSQPRKQQQKAPCPSSGADCSISSPGPDSAQNDSETGQAEAVLPAFLSQKVVLLLQRMLSIAVEVDRSPNCSSNKIADVIFPYLVNIPLRSQREAFLNSMESQLLRCKVLELLFHHSCDMPASLPLSLSKILYFLGRHSLRLQYQDHEVTWQRWDEMLQHLILLLTSYRTVVLEHLRSSLIERMDLIISNAKPQLQDNDITTTVDIELHVKDYSSRLLQILGKSLPPQITDKVCALEALLLTTATT from the exons GAGGTCATTGATCTAACCGGGGAGGATGTGCCTTCGGAAGCAGCAGCGCAGGAGGACTTCATTGTGATCGACTTGACTGAAGTGGAGGAGGAGCGTCCAGCCGACTTCCCGCGGGGTGATGCTGGCGCTGCTGCCGGCATGGAGTGTGCGTCGCCTCCCAGCCTCCCCGCCCTCGTGGACATAAAGCGTGAAAGGAAAGAGGTGGCCGACCAAGGCCTTGGGGCCCCCTGGGACGGAGCCCACGAAGAGACAAAGGGCAGCCACTTGGCAGGCTGCTTCTCCCCCGTCTCTGTCTGCGACCCTGagctcagcagcagcaccaccactaTTAACAGTGACCTGGGCTCCTTGGCCAGCCTCCTGCTGGACTCGGACGTGTTCTCCTGCTCTCCAGCTAGCagcgacagcagcagcagcaggaggacatCCTGGGACTGCTCCGCCACAGAATCTCACAGTACCTGCCAGCAAAGGGAAGACCCGGAacacctccccacctcccctgctcAGAGACGGTCCTCAGGTCTCTCCAGCTGCCCCCCAGCAAGCACCCCCAGGTCTCCAGAGCAGCCTTTGCTGGAGACAAGTAACTCAGTGCTGACTGCAGGGAAGCAGaagccccccgagccagccaaaCTGCAGCCTGTCAATAAGGCCTGGCTGCATAAACTGCGGTACTTCAGGAGGACTCCGGTGCATCACCTTTTCCTCCAGGGAGTGGTGCAGGATGAGGAATCCCGCCAG AACGCACACCTGAGGACACAGCCCATCTCCAGCAGAAAATTGAGCATGGTATCCACCACCATGGAGGAGAACTTCCCCAAGGGCACCCTGCAGTTCCTAATGGACTTCGTGTCCTGCCACCATTACCCTCCAAAGGAGATTGTGTCCCATGTGGTCAGGAATATCCTGCTGAGCTCAGAGACTGGGGAGATGCTGAAGGATGCCTACATGCTGCTGATGAAAATTCAAAT CCTTCATCCGGCCACCACCACAATGGtgggatgggactgggagctGCTACGGTATGTCATGGAAGAACAG TATGTGGTGCAGACCCTGGAGGATGATTTCCAGCTGAACCTGAGGCTGCGCTTCCTGCAGAAATCCATTGCCAAGGAGGTGCTTTCCTGTGACCGGTGCTTCAGCAATGTCAA GGAGGTGATCGAGTGGCTGGTTGCTGCTATTACTGGACTTGGATTTTCCCAGCCCcgaaagcagcagcagaaagcaCCATGTCCCTCATCAGGGGCTGACTGTAGCATCTCCTCCCCTGGGCCAGACTCAGCACAGAACGACAGTGAAACTGGGCAGGCAGAGGCTGTCCTACCGGCTTTCCTTTCCCAAAA GGTGGTGCTGCTTCTCCAGAGGATGCTGTCCATAGCCGTAGAGGTGGACAGGTCTCCCAACTGTAGCAGCAATAAGATCGCCGATGTGATATTTCCGTACTTGGTGAACATTCCTCTCAGGAGCCAAAG GGAGGCCTTTTTAAACAGCATGGAGAGCCAGCTGCTGCGCTGCAAAGTGCTGGAGCTCCTGTTCCACCACAGCTGTGACATGCCAGCCTCTCTGCCCTTGTCTCTGAGCAAGATCCTGTATTTCCTGGGCCGCCATTCTCTGCGGCTGCAGTATCAG GACCACGAAGTAACATGGCAGAGATGGGATGAGATGCTTCAGCACTTGATTTTACTGTTAACAAGTTACCGCACTGTTGTGCTGG AGCACTTAAGAAGTTCACTCATTGAGCGGATGGATTTAATTATTTCAAATGCCAAACCCCAGCTCCAGGATAACGACATCACCACCACTGTGGACATTGAGTTGCACGTCAAGGACTACAGCAGCCGGCTGCTGCAGATCCTGGGAAAGTCGCTTCCCCCACAGATCACGGACAAGGTGTGCGCGCTTGAAGCGCTGCTGCTCACCACCGCTACCACCTGA
- the SIMC1 gene encoding SUMO-interacting motif-containing protein 1 isoform X2: MAEAVILLSDSGSEGGRSPPRPKRRRRLPRRRAEVIDLTGEDVPSEAAAQEDFIVIDLTEVEEERPADFPRGDAGAAAGMECASPPSLPALVDIKRERKEVADQGLGAPWDGAHEETKGSHLAGCFSPVSVCDPELSSSTTTINSDLGSLASLLLDSDVFSCSPASSDSSSSRRTSWDCSATESHSTCQQREDPEHLPTSPAQRRSSGLSSCPPASTPRSPEQPLLETSNSVLTAGKQKPPEPAKLQPVNKAWLHKLRYFRRTPVHHLFLQGVVQDEESRQNAHLRTQPISSRKLSMVSTTMEENFPKGTLQFLMDFVSCHHYPPKEIVSHVVRNILLSSETGEMLKDAYMLLMKIQILHPATTTMVGWDWELLRYVMEEQEEMLPGRFLFLQYVVQTLEDDFQLNLRLRFLQKSIAKEVLSCDRCFSNVKEVIEWLVAAITGLGFSQPRKQQQKAPCPSSGADCSISSPGPDSAQNDSETGQAEAVLPAFLSQKVVLLLQRMLSIAVEVDRSPNCSSNKIADVIFPYLVNIPLRSQREAFLNSMESQLLRCKVLELLFHHSCDMPASLPLSLSKILYFLGRHSLRLQYQDHEVTWQRWDEMLQHLILLLTSYRTVVLEHLRSSLIERMDLIISNAKPQLQDNDITTTVDIELHVKDYSSRLLQILGKSLPPQITDKVCALEALLLTTATT, encoded by the exons GAGGTCATTGATCTAACCGGGGAGGATGTGCCTTCGGAAGCAGCAGCGCAGGAGGACTTCATTGTGATCGACTTGACTGAAGTGGAGGAGGAGCGTCCAGCCGACTTCCCGCGGGGTGATGCTGGCGCTGCTGCCGGCATGGAGTGTGCGTCGCCTCCCAGCCTCCCCGCCCTCGTGGACATAAAGCGTGAAAGGAAAGAGGTGGCCGACCAAGGCCTTGGGGCCCCCTGGGACGGAGCCCACGAAGAGACAAAGGGCAGCCACTTGGCAGGCTGCTTCTCCCCCGTCTCTGTCTGCGACCCTGagctcagcagcagcaccaccactaTTAACAGTGACCTGGGCTCCTTGGCCAGCCTCCTGCTGGACTCGGACGTGTTCTCCTGCTCTCCAGCTAGCagcgacagcagcagcagcaggaggacatCCTGGGACTGCTCCGCCACAGAATCTCACAGTACCTGCCAGCAAAGGGAAGACCCGGAacacctccccacctcccctgctcAGAGACGGTCCTCAGGTCTCTCCAGCTGCCCCCCAGCAAGCACCCCCAGGTCTCCAGAGCAGCCTTTGCTGGAGACAAGTAACTCAGTGCTGACTGCAGGGAAGCAGaagccccccgagccagccaaaCTGCAGCCTGTCAATAAGGCCTGGCTGCATAAACTGCGGTACTTCAGGAGGACTCCGGTGCATCACCTTTTCCTCCAGGGAGTGGTGCAGGATGAGGAATCCCGCCAG AACGCACACCTGAGGACACAGCCCATCTCCAGCAGAAAATTGAGCATGGTATCCACCACCATGGAGGAGAACTTCCCCAAGGGCACCCTGCAGTTCCTAATGGACTTCGTGTCCTGCCACCATTACCCTCCAAAGGAGATTGTGTCCCATGTGGTCAGGAATATCCTGCTGAGCTCAGAGACTGGGGAGATGCTGAAGGATGCCTACATGCTGCTGATGAAAATTCAAAT CCTTCATCCGGCCACCACCACAATGGtgggatgggactgggagctGCTACGGTATGTCATGGAAGAACAG GAGGAGATGCTCCCAGGGCGCTTTCTGTTCCTGCAGTATGTGGTGCAGACCCTGGAGGATGATTTCCAGCTGAACCTGAGGCTGCGCTTCCTGCAGAAATCCATTGCCAAGGAGGTGCTTTCCTGTGACCGGTGCTTCAGCAATGTCAA GGAGGTGATCGAGTGGCTGGTTGCTGCTATTACTGGACTTGGATTTTCCCAGCCCcgaaagcagcagcagaaagcaCCATGTCCCTCATCAGGGGCTGACTGTAGCATCTCCTCCCCTGGGCCAGACTCAGCACAGAACGACAGTGAAACTGGGCAGGCAGAGGCTGTCCTACCGGCTTTCCTTTCCCAAAA GGTGGTGCTGCTTCTCCAGAGGATGCTGTCCATAGCCGTAGAGGTGGACAGGTCTCCCAACTGTAGCAGCAATAAGATCGCCGATGTGATATTTCCGTACTTGGTGAACATTCCTCTCAGGAGCCAAAG GGAGGCCTTTTTAAACAGCATGGAGAGCCAGCTGCTGCGCTGCAAAGTGCTGGAGCTCCTGTTCCACCACAGCTGTGACATGCCAGCCTCTCTGCCCTTGTCTCTGAGCAAGATCCTGTATTTCCTGGGCCGCCATTCTCTGCGGCTGCAGTATCAG GACCACGAAGTAACATGGCAGAGATGGGATGAGATGCTTCAGCACTTGATTTTACTGTTAACAAGTTACCGCACTGTTGTGCTGG AGCACTTAAGAAGTTCACTCATTGAGCGGATGGATTTAATTATTTCAAATGCCAAACCCCAGCTCCAGGATAACGACATCACCACCACTGTGGACATTGAGTTGCACGTCAAGGACTACAGCAGCCGGCTGCTGCAGATCCTGGGAAAGTCGCTTCCCCCACAGATCACGGACAAGGTGTGCGCGCTTGAAGCGCTGCTGCTCACCACCGCTACCACCTGA
- the SIMC1 gene encoding SUMO-interacting motif-containing protein 1 isoform X1: MSCNSQGCSSPAGEPRRWGAQRRRGGRGRAVTPGCPRRCVEVIDLTGEDVPSEAAAQEDFIVIDLTEVEEERPADFPRGDAGAAAGMECASPPSLPALVDIKRERKEVADQGLGAPWDGAHEETKGSHLAGCFSPVSVCDPELSSSTTTINSDLGSLASLLLDSDVFSCSPASSDSSSSRRTSWDCSATESHSTCQQREDPEHLPTSPAQRRSSGLSSCPPASTPRSPEQPLLETSNSVLTAGKQKPPEPAKLQPVNKAWLHKLRYFRRTPVHHLFLQGVVQDEESRQNAHLRTQPISSRKLSMVSTTMEENFPKGTLQFLMDFVSCHHYPPKEIVSHVVRNILLSSETGEMLKDAYMLLMKIQILHPATTTMVGWDWELLRYVMEEQEEMLPGRFLFLQYVVQTLEDDFQLNLRLRFLQKSIAKEVLSCDRCFSNVKEVIEWLVAAITGLGFSQPRKQQQKAPCPSSGADCSISSPGPDSAQNDSETGQAEAVLPAFLSQKVVLLLQRMLSIAVEVDRSPNCSSNKIADVIFPYLVNIPLRSQREAFLNSMESQLLRCKVLELLFHHSCDMPASLPLSLSKILYFLGRHSLRLQYQDHEVTWQRWDEMLQHLILLLTSYRTVVLEHLRSSLIERMDLIISNAKPQLQDNDITTTVDIELHVKDYSSRLLQILGKSLPPQITDKVCALEALLLTTATT; encoded by the exons GAGGTCATTGATCTAACCGGGGAGGATGTGCCTTCGGAAGCAGCAGCGCAGGAGGACTTCATTGTGATCGACTTGACTGAAGTGGAGGAGGAGCGTCCAGCCGACTTCCCGCGGGGTGATGCTGGCGCTGCTGCCGGCATGGAGTGTGCGTCGCCTCCCAGCCTCCCCGCCCTCGTGGACATAAAGCGTGAAAGGAAAGAGGTGGCCGACCAAGGCCTTGGGGCCCCCTGGGACGGAGCCCACGAAGAGACAAAGGGCAGCCACTTGGCAGGCTGCTTCTCCCCCGTCTCTGTCTGCGACCCTGagctcagcagcagcaccaccactaTTAACAGTGACCTGGGCTCCTTGGCCAGCCTCCTGCTGGACTCGGACGTGTTCTCCTGCTCTCCAGCTAGCagcgacagcagcagcagcaggaggacatCCTGGGACTGCTCCGCCACAGAATCTCACAGTACCTGCCAGCAAAGGGAAGACCCGGAacacctccccacctcccctgctcAGAGACGGTCCTCAGGTCTCTCCAGCTGCCCCCCAGCAAGCACCCCCAGGTCTCCAGAGCAGCCTTTGCTGGAGACAAGTAACTCAGTGCTGACTGCAGGGAAGCAGaagccccccgagccagccaaaCTGCAGCCTGTCAATAAGGCCTGGCTGCATAAACTGCGGTACTTCAGGAGGACTCCGGTGCATCACCTTTTCCTCCAGGGAGTGGTGCAGGATGAGGAATCCCGCCAG AACGCACACCTGAGGACACAGCCCATCTCCAGCAGAAAATTGAGCATGGTATCCACCACCATGGAGGAGAACTTCCCCAAGGGCACCCTGCAGTTCCTAATGGACTTCGTGTCCTGCCACCATTACCCTCCAAAGGAGATTGTGTCCCATGTGGTCAGGAATATCCTGCTGAGCTCAGAGACTGGGGAGATGCTGAAGGATGCCTACATGCTGCTGATGAAAATTCAAAT CCTTCATCCGGCCACCACCACAATGGtgggatgggactgggagctGCTACGGTATGTCATGGAAGAACAG GAGGAGATGCTCCCAGGGCGCTTTCTGTTCCTGCAGTATGTGGTGCAGACCCTGGAGGATGATTTCCAGCTGAACCTGAGGCTGCGCTTCCTGCAGAAATCCATTGCCAAGGAGGTGCTTTCCTGTGACCGGTGCTTCAGCAATGTCAA GGAGGTGATCGAGTGGCTGGTTGCTGCTATTACTGGACTTGGATTTTCCCAGCCCcgaaagcagcagcagaaagcaCCATGTCCCTCATCAGGGGCTGACTGTAGCATCTCCTCCCCTGGGCCAGACTCAGCACAGAACGACAGTGAAACTGGGCAGGCAGAGGCTGTCCTACCGGCTTTCCTTTCCCAAAA GGTGGTGCTGCTTCTCCAGAGGATGCTGTCCATAGCCGTAGAGGTGGACAGGTCTCCCAACTGTAGCAGCAATAAGATCGCCGATGTGATATTTCCGTACTTGGTGAACATTCCTCTCAGGAGCCAAAG GGAGGCCTTTTTAAACAGCATGGAGAGCCAGCTGCTGCGCTGCAAAGTGCTGGAGCTCCTGTTCCACCACAGCTGTGACATGCCAGCCTCTCTGCCCTTGTCTCTGAGCAAGATCCTGTATTTCCTGGGCCGCCATTCTCTGCGGCTGCAGTATCAG GACCACGAAGTAACATGGCAGAGATGGGATGAGATGCTTCAGCACTTGATTTTACTGTTAACAAGTTACCGCACTGTTGTGCTGG AGCACTTAAGAAGTTCACTCATTGAGCGGATGGATTTAATTATTTCAAATGCCAAACCCCAGCTCCAGGATAACGACATCACCACCACTGTGGACATTGAGTTGCACGTCAAGGACTACAGCAGCCGGCTGCTGCAGATCCTGGGAAAGTCGCTTCCCCCACAGATCACGGACAAGGTGTGCGCGCTTGAAGCGCTGCTGCTCACCACCGCTACCACCTGA
- the SIMC1 gene encoding SUMO-interacting motif-containing protein 1 isoform X6, which yields MSCNSQGCSSPAGEPRRWGAQRRRGGRGRAVTPGCPRRCVEVIDLTGEDVPSEAAAQEDFIVIDLTEVEEERPADFPRGDAGAAAGMECASPPSLPALVDIKRERKEVADQGLGAPWDGAHEETKGSHLAGCFSPVSVCDPELSSSTTTINSDLGSLASLLLDSDVFSCSPASSDSSSSRRTSWDCSATESHSTCQQREDPEHLPTSPAQRRSSGLSSCPPASTPRSPEQPLLETSNSVLTAGKQKPPEPAKLQPVNKAWLHKLRYFRRTPVHHLFLQGVVQDEESRQNAHLRTQPISSRKLSMVSTTMEENFPKGTLQFLMDFVSCHHYPPKEIVSHVVRNILLSSETGEMLKDAYMLLMKIQILHPATTTMVGWDWELLRYVMEEQEEMLPGRFLFLQYVVQTLEDDFQLNLRLRFLQKSIAKEVLSCDRCFSNVKEVIEWLVAAITGLGFSQPRKQQQKAPCPSSGADCSISSPGPDSAQNDSETGQAEAVLPAFLSQKVVLLLQRMLSIAVEVDRSPNCSSNKIADVIFPYLVNIPLRSQREAFLNSMESQLLRCKVLELLFHHSCDMPASLPLSLSKILYFLGRHSLRLQYQST from the exons GAGGTCATTGATCTAACCGGGGAGGATGTGCCTTCGGAAGCAGCAGCGCAGGAGGACTTCATTGTGATCGACTTGACTGAAGTGGAGGAGGAGCGTCCAGCCGACTTCCCGCGGGGTGATGCTGGCGCTGCTGCCGGCATGGAGTGTGCGTCGCCTCCCAGCCTCCCCGCCCTCGTGGACATAAAGCGTGAAAGGAAAGAGGTGGCCGACCAAGGCCTTGGGGCCCCCTGGGACGGAGCCCACGAAGAGACAAAGGGCAGCCACTTGGCAGGCTGCTTCTCCCCCGTCTCTGTCTGCGACCCTGagctcagcagcagcaccaccactaTTAACAGTGACCTGGGCTCCTTGGCCAGCCTCCTGCTGGACTCGGACGTGTTCTCCTGCTCTCCAGCTAGCagcgacagcagcagcagcaggaggacatCCTGGGACTGCTCCGCCACAGAATCTCACAGTACCTGCCAGCAAAGGGAAGACCCGGAacacctccccacctcccctgctcAGAGACGGTCCTCAGGTCTCTCCAGCTGCCCCCCAGCAAGCACCCCCAGGTCTCCAGAGCAGCCTTTGCTGGAGACAAGTAACTCAGTGCTGACTGCAGGGAAGCAGaagccccccgagccagccaaaCTGCAGCCTGTCAATAAGGCCTGGCTGCATAAACTGCGGTACTTCAGGAGGACTCCGGTGCATCACCTTTTCCTCCAGGGAGTGGTGCAGGATGAGGAATCCCGCCAG AACGCACACCTGAGGACACAGCCCATCTCCAGCAGAAAATTGAGCATGGTATCCACCACCATGGAGGAGAACTTCCCCAAGGGCACCCTGCAGTTCCTAATGGACTTCGTGTCCTGCCACCATTACCCTCCAAAGGAGATTGTGTCCCATGTGGTCAGGAATATCCTGCTGAGCTCAGAGACTGGGGAGATGCTGAAGGATGCCTACATGCTGCTGATGAAAATTCAAAT CCTTCATCCGGCCACCACCACAATGGtgggatgggactgggagctGCTACGGTATGTCATGGAAGAACAG GAGGAGATGCTCCCAGGGCGCTTTCTGTTCCTGCAGTATGTGGTGCAGACCCTGGAGGATGATTTCCAGCTGAACCTGAGGCTGCGCTTCCTGCAGAAATCCATTGCCAAGGAGGTGCTTTCCTGTGACCGGTGCTTCAGCAATGTCAA GGAGGTGATCGAGTGGCTGGTTGCTGCTATTACTGGACTTGGATTTTCCCAGCCCcgaaagcagcagcagaaagcaCCATGTCCCTCATCAGGGGCTGACTGTAGCATCTCCTCCCCTGGGCCAGACTCAGCACAGAACGACAGTGAAACTGGGCAGGCAGAGGCTGTCCTACCGGCTTTCCTTTCCCAAAA GGTGGTGCTGCTTCTCCAGAGGATGCTGTCCATAGCCGTAGAGGTGGACAGGTCTCCCAACTGTAGCAGCAATAAGATCGCCGATGTGATATTTCCGTACTTGGTGAACATTCCTCTCAGGAGCCAAAG GGAGGCCTTTTTAAACAGCATGGAGAGCCAGCTGCTGCGCTGCAAAGTGCTGGAGCTCCTGTTCCACCACAGCTGTGACATGCCAGCCTCTCTGCCCTTGTCTCTGAGCAAGATCCTGTATTTCCTGGGCCGCCATTCTCTGCGGCTGCAGTATCAG AGCACTTAA
- the SIMC1 gene encoding SUMO-interacting motif-containing protein 1 isoform X4, translated as MVPAFGPRPGTCAQEVIDLTGEDVPSEAAAQEDFIVIDLTEVEEERPADFPRGDAGAAAGMECASPPSLPALVDIKRERKEVADQGLGAPWDGAHEETKGSHLAGCFSPVSVCDPELSSSTTTINSDLGSLASLLLDSDVFSCSPASSDSSSSRRTSWDCSATESHSTCQQREDPEHLPTSPAQRRSSGLSSCPPASTPRSPEQPLLETSNSVLTAGKQKPPEPAKLQPVNKAWLHKLRYFRRTPVHHLFLQGVVQDEESRQNAHLRTQPISSRKLSMVSTTMEENFPKGTLQFLMDFVSCHHYPPKEIVSHVVRNILLSSETGEMLKDAYMLLMKIQILHPATTTMVGWDWELLRYVMEEQEEMLPGRFLFLQYVVQTLEDDFQLNLRLRFLQKSIAKEVLSCDRCFSNVKEVIEWLVAAITGLGFSQPRKQQQKAPCPSSGADCSISSPGPDSAQNDSETGQAEAVLPAFLSQKVVLLLQRMLSIAVEVDRSPNCSSNKIADVIFPYLVNIPLRSQREAFLNSMESQLLRCKVLELLFHHSCDMPASLPLSLSKILYFLGRHSLRLQYQDHEVTWQRWDEMLQHLILLLTSYRTVVLEHLRSSLIERMDLIISNAKPQLQDNDITTTVDIELHVKDYSSRLLQILGKSLPPQITDKVCALEALLLTTATT; from the exons GAGGTCATTGATCTAACCGGGGAGGATGTGCCTTCGGAAGCAGCAGCGCAGGAGGACTTCATTGTGATCGACTTGACTGAAGTGGAGGAGGAGCGTCCAGCCGACTTCCCGCGGGGTGATGCTGGCGCTGCTGCCGGCATGGAGTGTGCGTCGCCTCCCAGCCTCCCCGCCCTCGTGGACATAAAGCGTGAAAGGAAAGAGGTGGCCGACCAAGGCCTTGGGGCCCCCTGGGACGGAGCCCACGAAGAGACAAAGGGCAGCCACTTGGCAGGCTGCTTCTCCCCCGTCTCTGTCTGCGACCCTGagctcagcagcagcaccaccactaTTAACAGTGACCTGGGCTCCTTGGCCAGCCTCCTGCTGGACTCGGACGTGTTCTCCTGCTCTCCAGCTAGCagcgacagcagcagcagcaggaggacatCCTGGGACTGCTCCGCCACAGAATCTCACAGTACCTGCCAGCAAAGGGAAGACCCGGAacacctccccacctcccctgctcAGAGACGGTCCTCAGGTCTCTCCAGCTGCCCCCCAGCAAGCACCCCCAGGTCTCCAGAGCAGCCTTTGCTGGAGACAAGTAACTCAGTGCTGACTGCAGGGAAGCAGaagccccccgagccagccaaaCTGCAGCCTGTCAATAAGGCCTGGCTGCATAAACTGCGGTACTTCAGGAGGACTCCGGTGCATCACCTTTTCCTCCAGGGAGTGGTGCAGGATGAGGAATCCCGCCAG AACGCACACCTGAGGACACAGCCCATCTCCAGCAGAAAATTGAGCATGGTATCCACCACCATGGAGGAGAACTTCCCCAAGGGCACCCTGCAGTTCCTAATGGACTTCGTGTCCTGCCACCATTACCCTCCAAAGGAGATTGTGTCCCATGTGGTCAGGAATATCCTGCTGAGCTCAGAGACTGGGGAGATGCTGAAGGATGCCTACATGCTGCTGATGAAAATTCAAAT CCTTCATCCGGCCACCACCACAATGGtgggatgggactgggagctGCTACGGTATGTCATGGAAGAACAG GAGGAGATGCTCCCAGGGCGCTTTCTGTTCCTGCAGTATGTGGTGCAGACCCTGGAGGATGATTTCCAGCTGAACCTGAGGCTGCGCTTCCTGCAGAAATCCATTGCCAAGGAGGTGCTTTCCTGTGACCGGTGCTTCAGCAATGTCAA GGAGGTGATCGAGTGGCTGGTTGCTGCTATTACTGGACTTGGATTTTCCCAGCCCcgaaagcagcagcagaaagcaCCATGTCCCTCATCAGGGGCTGACTGTAGCATCTCCTCCCCTGGGCCAGACTCAGCACAGAACGACAGTGAAACTGGGCAGGCAGAGGCTGTCCTACCGGCTTTCCTTTCCCAAAA GGTGGTGCTGCTTCTCCAGAGGATGCTGTCCATAGCCGTAGAGGTGGACAGGTCTCCCAACTGTAGCAGCAATAAGATCGCCGATGTGATATTTCCGTACTTGGTGAACATTCCTCTCAGGAGCCAAAG GGAGGCCTTTTTAAACAGCATGGAGAGCCAGCTGCTGCGCTGCAAAGTGCTGGAGCTCCTGTTCCACCACAGCTGTGACATGCCAGCCTCTCTGCCCTTGTCTCTGAGCAAGATCCTGTATTTCCTGGGCCGCCATTCTCTGCGGCTGCAGTATCAG GACCACGAAGTAACATGGCAGAGATGGGATGAGATGCTTCAGCACTTGATTTTACTGTTAACAAGTTACCGCACTGTTGTGCTGG AGCACTTAAGAAGTTCACTCATTGAGCGGATGGATTTAATTATTTCAAATGCCAAACCCCAGCTCCAGGATAACGACATCACCACCACTGTGGACATTGAGTTGCACGTCAAGGACTACAGCAGCCGGCTGCTGCAGATCCTGGGAAAGTCGCTTCCCCCACAGATCACGGACAAGGTGTGCGCGCTTGAAGCGCTGCTGCTCACCACCGCTACCACCTGA